One part of the Lotus japonicus ecotype B-129 chromosome 2, LjGifu_v1.2 genome encodes these proteins:
- the LOC130740480 gene encoding ankyrin repeat-containing protein At5g02620-like, whose amino-acid sequence MDTQTVLQPQASPPRKKMAKQFTGKRDDAPLHSAARAGNLAALKDTLSGAEEGELRELLVKQNQAGETALYVAAEYGHVDMVRELIKHYDLADAGIKARNGFDALHIAAKQGDLDVLRILLEAHPELSMTVDPSNTTALHTAATQGHTEIVKFLLGSGSSLATIARSNGKTALHSAARNGHLEVVKSLLDKEPVIATRTDKKGQTALHMAVKGQSLEVVVELIKADPSTINMVDNKGNAALHIATRKARAQIIKLILGHSETNALVVNKSGETALDTAEKTGNSEIKDILVELGVQSAKSIKAKPATGTARELKQTVSDIKHEVHYQLEHTRQTRKSVQGIAKRLNKMHAEGLNNAITSTTVVAVLIATVAFAAIFVVPGQFVDDPKQIPKKMTLGEANIAPQPAFLIFFVFDSIALFISLAVVVVQTSIVIIESKAKKQMMAIINKLMWLACVSVSVAFLALSFIVVGKDQRWLAIGVTIIGTTIMATTLGTMSYWVIRHRIEASNLRSIRKSSMGSRSRSFSASVLSDSELLNNVMYAI is encoded by the exons ATGGATACACAAACTGTGCTGCAGCCACAAGCAAGCCCTCCAAGGAAAAAAATGGCCAAACAATTTACAGGGAAAAGGGATGATGCACCTTTACACTCTGCAGCAAGGGCAGGAAATCTGGCAGCTCTGAAGGACACACTCAGTGGTGCTGAAGAAGGGGAATTGAGAGAGTTGTTGGTAAAGCAGAACCAAGCTGGAGAAACAGCACTTTATGTTGCTGCTGAATATGGACATGTTGATATGGTGAGGGAGTTGATTAAACATTATGATCTTGCTGATGCTGGAATCAAAGCAAGAAATGGTTTTGATGCACTCCACATTGCTGCCAAACAAGGGGATTTAG ATGTGCTGAGGATACTATTGGAGGCTCATCCTGAATTGTCAATGACTGTGGATCCATCAAACACCACGGCGTTGCACACGGCTGCAACACAAGGGCATACTGAGATAGTGAAGTTTCTTTTGGGATCAGGAAGTAGCTTGGCAACCATTGCTAGAAGTAATGGGAAAACAGCTCTGCACTCGGCTGCGAGGAACGGGCATTTGGAGGTTGTGAAATCACTTCTGGATAAGGAGCCCGTGATCGCGACACGGACTGATAAGAAGGGGCAGACGGCGCTTCACATGGCGGTGAAGGGGCAAAGTcttgaggtggtggtggagctGATAAAAGCAGACCCTTCAACAATAAACATGGTTGATAATAAGGGTAATGCGGCGTTGCATATAGCAACCAGGAAGGCCAGAGCTCAG ATTATTAAGTTGATACTTGGACATTCAGAAACAAACGCCTTGGTTGTTAATAAGTCTGGTGAAACTGCATTAGACACTGCTGAGAAAACCGGGAATTCTGAAATTAAAGACATTTTGGTGGAACTTGGTGTTCAAAGTGCCAAATCTATAAAGGCAAAGCCAGCAACCGGCACAGCCCGAGAActgaaacaaacagttagtgacATAAAGCATGAAGTCCACTACCAGCTAGAACACACGCGCCAGACGCGAAAAAGCGTGCAAGGCATCGCGAAACGCCTCAACAAAATGCACGCTGAAGGGCTAAACAATGCAATCACCTCCACGACCGTGGTCGCAGTCCTCATCGCGACAGTGGCCTTCGCGGCCATCTTCGTCGTCCCGGGCCAGTTTGTTGATGATCCGAAGCAAATTCCTAAGAAGATGACGCTCGGTGAAGCGAACATAGCCCCACAGCCTGCCTTTCTCATCTTCTTCGTGTTCGATTCTATCGCGCTCTTCATTTCACTGGCCGTGGTGGTGGTTCAGACGTCGATCGTCATTATAGAAAGCAAGGCCAAGAAGCAGATGATGGCCATTATTAACAAGCTAATGTGGCTGGCTTGTGTTTCAGTTTCTGTGGCCTTCTTGGCTTTGTCCTTTATTGTGGTAGGGAAGGATCAGAGGTGGCTTGCAATTGGAGTAACAATTATAGGGACTACTATAATGGCTACAACTTTGGGCACCATGAGTTATTGGGTCATTAGGCACAGAATTGAGGCCTCAAATTTGAGGAGCATTAGGAAATCTTCAATGGGAAGCAGGTCAAGGTCTTTTTCAGCATCTGTTTTATCAGATTCTGAGCTACTGAACAATGTAATGTACGCGATATAG